In the genome of Acidobacteriota bacterium, the window GCGTTGGTGGCGCGGATGCGGTAGTAGTACGTGGTGGACGCCGCCAGGCCGGTGTTCGCGTAGGAGGTGGCGCCCGCCGCCGGGGTGGCGACCTGGGACCAGGCGCCGCCGGAGCCGGTCTTCCGCTCGAGCTTGAAGCCGGTCTCGTTCGAGGCGTTGTCCGTCCAGGCCAGGTTGATCTGGGAGGAGGACGCCGCGGTGGCGGTGAGGCCGGACGGGGCGGCCGGCGGGGTCGGCGTCGTGGACGTGGTGGCGTTGGCCTCGTTGGAGTAGGCGGAGTCCCCGGACGCGTTGGTGGCCCGGATGCGGTAGTAGTACGTGGTGGAGGCCGCCAGGCCGGTGTTGGCGTAACTGGTGACGCCCGCGCCCGGCGTGGCGACCTGGGACCAGGCGCCGCCGGAGCCGGTTTTCCGTTCCAGTTTGAACCCCGTTTCATTGGTGCTGTTGTCGGACCAGGTCAGGTTGATCTGGGACGTGGAGGCGGCGCTGGCCGAGAGGCCGGAGGGGGCCGCGGGCACCGTCGCCCCGGTGATGGAGAAGTTGACGGGCGAGAGGGAGAAGTAGACGTTGTCGGTGGGGGAGACCCCGATCCGGCAGGTGGTGCTCGGTGTGCTGGGGACCGTGATCGTCTCGCTGCCGTCGTTGGCCGTGCTGGCCACGAGGGTGGTCCAGTTCACGCCGCCGTCGGTGGTCAGGGAGATCTTCACGTTGGCCGAGACGCTGCCGCCCTTGGTCCAGGTGACCGTCTGGGAGGACCCGGCCGGCCAGGAAACCGCCGTGGTGGGGGCCGTGAGGGCGAAAGCGCCGGCCACGAAGCCCACCGTCATGGTGGCGCTGTTGTAGGCGCCCGCTCCCGCGTGGTTGTCCCGGACGGTGCAGCGGAAGGTCCGCGTGCCGGCGGCGGTGGGGAGCGTCTCCCAGGGGGTGGACGCACCCGAGAGGAGGTCCTCCAGGCGCGGGAAGGTGCGCGAGGAGAGCGTCGTCAGGGGCCAGGGCCGGAACTTGCAGTTGGAACCGGTCTGCCAGTCTTCCCAGCAGTAGGTGAGGGTGTCGCCGTTCGCGTCGGTCGCCGACTGGCAGGTGAGCGTGAAGGGGGTGCTGACCGGGACGTTCGTGTAGTTCGACCCGATGGTGAGGGTGGGGATGGTGTTCCCCGGGGTGGTGCTGACGGCGCAGCTGGTGCCCGCGAGGTAGTTGGTGATCTCGTTCAGGCTGACGGTGTGGAAGTAGTCGTAGCTGTGCGCGGCCAGGTCGTCCGTGCCGCAGATGCCGGCGTAGGCCATGATGGTGATGCCGCTGCCCCGCTCGTAGGCGGTGGAGGAATTGCCGTTCCCGGAGCAGCTCCCCTGGGTGGAGATGAAGGTGTGGTTGGCGCCGAACTCGTGCCCCATCTCGTGGGCGACGTAATCGATGTCGTACCCGTCCCCGTAGGGGGTGGAGGACCCGGTCTCCCCCTGGGCCTTCCGGGAGGCGTTGCACACGACGCCCAGGCCCGCCAGGCCGCCGCCGCCCGTGCTGAACACGTGCCCGATGTCGTAATTGGCGCTCCCGATCTTCGAGTCGCAGGTCGACTGGTTCTGGGAGAGGAGGGAACTGGCGTTGTCGTTGGTGTAGGGGTCGGTGGACGCATTCGTGAAGATGAGGGAGGTCTCGTTCGCCACCAGGTTCATGTGGATCGCCAGTTCGCGCTCGTAAACCCCGTTGACCCGGTTCAGAGTGGTGGTCATCGCCGCCAGGGTGTTGGCCACTGTGACGGAGACGCCGTTGTGGTTGCAGACGGCGGTGGCGTACTCACCGGTGCAGGCCAGGGCCAGGCGGTAGGTCCGGAGGGTCGTGCCGTTGGAATAGGCGTAAAGCCCCGGGGTCATGTTGACGGCCGGGCGGTGCTGGCCGGCCGTCTCCTCGTCCAGCAGGCACTTGAACGGGGCCGCACGGCGCAGGCCTCGTTTTTCGTAAGTGATGTAACGGATCCGTTCCCCGGCCCGGAAGGGGTCGATGTAGACCGTGCCCTGGCTCGAAATCACCTGCGCGTGGAAACCGAGCGGGGTGAAATCGCAGCGCAGGGTGGCCGTCGGATCGTCGATGCCCTGCCCCCGGAAGGTGCGGATGTCGGGGAACTGGGCCTGGAGTTCGGGCTCCATGACGGGGGATTCCTCGACGGTGAACCGCGAGACCACCCCGTTGGGCATCGGCAGGGTCAGCTCGCTCTTCGGCGATGCCGCTCCCCGCCCCGTGCGAAGATCCCCCAGGACGGAGAAGAGGATGGACCGGACCCCGTACTCGTTGACCATCGCAACCCGAAAGAAGTCGCGCTTGACGTCGAAATCGGCGGGTTCCCGAAGCAGGCGGGAATCCCTCGCC includes:
- a CDS encoding fibronectin type III domain-containing protein, whose product is MNQPALRTTLATSALLCLILFVPAAPRPENGYLPQQNVQPQNEAFAGEEAPQSFAGTPDGDNLWTFAENEARDSRLLREPADFDVKRDFFRVAMVNEYGVRSILFSVLGDLRTGRGAASPKSELTLPMPNGVVSRFTVEESPVMEPELQAQFPDIRTFRGQGIDDPTATLRCDFTPLGFHAQVISSQGTVYIDPFRAGERIRYITYEKRGLRRAAPFKCLLDEETAGQHRPAVNMTPGLYAYSNGTTLRTYRLALACTGEYATAVCNHNGVSVTVANTLAAMTTTLNRVNGVYERELAIHMNLVANETSLIFTNASTDPYTNDNASSLLSQNQSTCDSKIGSANYDIGHVFSTGGGGLAGLGVVCNASRKAQGETGSSTPYGDGYDIDYVAHEMGHEFGANHTFISTQGSCSGNGNSSTAYERGSGITIMAYAGICGTDDLAAHSYDYFHTVSLNEITNYLAGTSCAVSTTPGNTIPTLTIGSNYTNVPVSTPFTLTCQSATDANGDTLTYCWEDWQTGSNCKFRPWPLTTLSSRTFPRLEDLLSGASTPWETLPTAAGTRTFRCTVRDNHAGAGAYNSATMTVGFVAGAFALTAPTTAVSWPAGSSQTVTWTKGGSVSANVKISLTTDGGVNWTTLVASTANDGSETITVPSTPSTTCRIGVSPTDNVYFSLSPVNFSITGATVPAAPSGLSASAASTSQINLTWSDNSTNETGFKLERKTGSGGAWSQVATPGAGVTSYANTGLAASTTYYYRIRATNASGDSAYSNEANATTSTTPTPPAAPSGLTATAASSSQINLAWTDNASNETGFKLERKTGSGGAWSQVATPAAGATSYANTGLAASTTYYYRIRATNAAGDSAYSNEANATTGTTGNTIACGETKSGTLASGDAYSTVRTTSYADSYTFAGTSGQQVTIVMTKNGSTLDTWLVLKSPTGTTLAQNDDGNGGTDSKIVFTLTSTGTHTIEATSYYAGTSANGVGAYNLSLACGTVQELVLNGGFESQTTNWTFATYSSVTTGTPQAGTYKAQQLGRGTTSTTNFYQPIAGFNGTSKTLTFYLKIASSEGTTKAYDYLRVKIKNTSGADVTTLATYSNQNKNTYAGWTLVTLSIPASAAVANYRLSFDASEDVSYATTFYIDGVSVK